The following DNA comes from Tunturibacter psychrotolerans.
GGAAGTACGTGTAAGTCACAGGGCCCCCCGGCAGATCGCAAACTCGCTAATCTGGTTCGACAAGCGAATGGTACAGGGGCGCAGTATCTACTTCAATTTTAAAGTGATTCGTCCTATGCGATTCGCGCAGTACTTTCGAGGGTTTGCGAGTAGGTAACCAGGCTGGGAGTTACTATTTTGACTTTTGAACTAGTAACAATCTCGGGAAGTATGGAGTGGCGGTCCGAAAAGGATGTTAGCGCGTAACAGTCTCAATATGAGTGATTTCGCCGTCGCGCATGTGGAGGATGCGATCGGCGATCTGGGCGGCCTCGGGGTTGTGGGTAATCATGAGGACGGTCTGGTTGAGCTCTCGGCTGGATTGGCGGAGCATCTTGAGCACGGCTTCTGAGTTTTTAGTGTCGAGGTTGCCGGTGGGCTCATCGGCAAGGACGATGGCGGGGCGGTTGATGAGAGCACGAGCGATGGCTACCCGTTGTTGCTCGCCGCCGGATAGCTCATTGGGACGATGGTCGAGGCGCCCCTGGATGCCGAGCATCTCGGTGAGGTGTGTGAGCAGGGGACGGTCGAGCTCTCGTTTGGTGGTGGCGCCGAGGTTGGCGATATCGTGGGCGATCTCGATGTTGCCCATCGCAGAGAGAGTGGGTAAGAGGTTGAAACGTTGGAAGATGAAGCCAATTTTGGCGCGGCGGGTGCGGGTGCGCTCGGCGTCGGTGAGGGTGGCGAAGTTGATGCCGTCGATGAGGACCGAGCCAGTCGTAGCTCCAGTGAGGCCGCCGAGGATGTAGAAGAGGGTGGATTTGCCAGAGCCTGAAGGGCCGACGATGGCGACGAACTCGCCGGGGGTGATGGCGAAGTTGACCTTGCGGAGAGCAGGCACCTCGAGCTTGCCGGAGCGATAGGTTTTGCCCAGATCGCGGGCGAGGATGACGGGTGTTGGGGCGTTGCCATCGGGCGTCAAGTGTAGAAGCGTTTTTGAGGAGGAGTCGGGCTGGGGGGACAACGTGGAAGAATGAGAAGACATGTATGTCTATGAAGTTTATCGCGAACGGGGTCGGCGGTGAGGCCATCGGAGCTTTTGCTATGGGGATTGGCAGCCTGGACGACTCTGGGATTGGCTGGGGTTGGGTTGTCGCGGTTGCGGGGTGAACAGCTTCGAGTGCGTCGTGGAATAGCCTGGCTGGCCGGAGTCTGGGCGATGTATCTCGTGGTGCTGATAGGAGTTTCGCTGGTGCAGAAACAGAAGGTGGTGGCGGTGGGGCAGCCGCAGTGTTTCGACGATATGTGTTTTACGGTGACCGGGATAGAGGAGGTAAAAGGATTTTTGATTCACGATGAGCGGCGGCTTTTGCGAGTGACAATTCGGGTTACAAATCGGGGACATTCGGGAGAGAGGGATGGATTGATACAGGCTTATCTGGTGGATGCGCAGGGGCGGCAATGGGAGGAGTCGACTGGAGTCAATGGGGTGGGGCTGACAGCAAAGGTGGCCAGAGGAGACTCTGTGATGAGTCAACCGGTCTTCAAGGTGACAGGCGATGCCACGGGATTGAGGCTGGTCTTGACCCATGGGTGGAAGCAGCCAGGCGTATTGGTGATTGGTGACTCTGATAGTCTGCTGCACCGGAAGACGGTCGTGGAACTTGGGCGCTGATGGAGGCTTTGGTTACTGCGAGATAGAGGCGTTGCAGCAGTGGACGGCGTGTGTAAGTTACCGCAGGTCTAAGTAAAGAATTACTGCAGTGGTATGTGCCGCGAGAGAACTTTTCCCTTGAAAATTGCAAGTTGGTGCATGGTGGGAAAAAGCAATGCGAAATCTCCTGTGGAATGCGGGGAAAAACGTTGGCAGGTGGATTGCATATATGGGAGTGTCGGAAGACGGACGAATACTTCTGAAACGGGCTCTATCTGTCGTGCACTATATCAACGCAAGACAGAGATGACATTCATTAGTAATAACGGGCTTCACGCACGAAAACATTCACGAACGCGATTGGCTTGAACGACGGTCTCATCGCATGCAGTCCTTCGCTTTTTACGTTTTGCGCTGGTTTCATTTCAGCTTGAGTTGAAGCCTTAATCCCAACATCCCGTGATAGCCCAGCTGCGTCGACCCAAACTCGGCGCGTTTGCAGTGTGGTGCGTCAAAAATTGTCCCCTATGCAGCCGGCCTGCTGCGTAGACGGATGCGCTCGTCCAACAATGCCAAGGAGGCAGAAGTGAATAAACTCATTTGCACTCTCGTTACCGCATCGGTTCTTGTCGGCGGCTCCGCCTACGGCCAGAACAAAGCCACAAATGATAAGCATGGGAAGCAGGCTCTCCGCGACAGCCAGATGGATAAAGTTACCGCCGCCGGCGAAGAAAATTCTTCGATTGCGGCCAATAACTCAACCGTCACTGAAAACAACTCAGGCTCGGTGAGTCTCGCTGGAACCTCGCTGATGGGTGCCAGTGGCATCAACATCGTGAGCTCGACTGACAGCCTGGTAGCAAATGGCGTCAACGTTTACGACACCAGTGCTACCTCCAGCAAAGGATCCGATGTCACGCAGGCCAACACCATCGATCAATCTGAAAATGCGACTGCGACACTGGGCAGTTACCGTCGCGGAGAAAACAGCCAGCTAACAGTTGACAAGAGCACGAATGTGAGCAAGTCCAATGCATTTTCGGCGAGCCTTAACACCTCGCTGAATGCCAGCACGACCGATACCTTTGCCAAGACGAATGACCTGACCAAGAGCAAGAGCTACACTGACACCTTCAGCAATGTGAAAACGGCGGCCGCGACGTTGAACGCCAATGAGACGCTTGCAGATAGCGCAAACAGCACGTCTGCCAGCGATGCCACCGCCAATAGCTCCACGGCGGCGACAGGCGGCAGCGCTTCGACAACGGGTAACTCGACGTCTAGCAACAGCGCATCGAGCGGCGGAAGCACCTCGTCAAACACCGGCTCTGCGACGAGCGCCACGCATGCTTCTAACGGTGGAACCGCCACTAACGGCACCAACGATAACTCCAACACCAATACGACGGGCTCGAACGACACCGCTGCGTTGGGAGCTACCTTAAACCTGTCTTCGAACAAGAGCAACAGCGTTGATAAGACGTCGTCTTTGACTCATGACAAGAGCGTATCGAATGACTTCTCTACCAGCCTGGCAACAACCCTCGCGTCGACGGCGTCGGACACGAAGTCCTTCACGTTGGCGAAGACCAAGATGGTGACGAAGGATATACAAGGTGCTGTTGCAGTCGATGATGCCGATGCGACAAACATCGCAGTGGACGGATCGACCATTAGCGACACCAATACCTACAGCGTATCTCTCGCCGGTTCGGCAGAGCAGAACGCGAAGGCGATCAACATCGTAAATGCAGCCGGCGGCATGGTTGGGAATGGCGTGAACGTTGCTCACTCAACAGGCGTGAATCCGGTTCCGACTTTGAGCCAGGTCAACAGCATCACGCAGTCTCACTAAGAACGACGACAGGACGGGGCTCCGCACTAGCGGTGGAGCTCCTGCCTGTGCTTTCACTCGGCTTCAAGGAGGATGTATGCGTCGTCTCTTAGTGATTGCGAGTCTTGCGCTGCTATCTACTGCAGGACTGGCCCAAAGCTCAACCAAGCATGCGGGCCAACCGCTGAACGACGCTGCCATGGATCGAGTCACGGCAGCGGGCGTTTCAGCGACTTTGTCGAATGGAGTCTTGCAGTTTCAAGGATCGGCAGCAACTGCGAACGGCCTGGTGACAGGTGCGGGTACATTGCAGGTGTTGACCGGGCCGCTGACCTCAACGACCAACATGGGCACGCTGACGTTGAATGGCAGCGCGCAACAGAATCTGAGTTCGCTGGTGAACATCAACGCGGTGAACTCCAATATCAATGTGCTGCTGAACCTGAACGTCAATATGAACTCGACGGTCGGGTCTATTGTGCAGTCCAACCTGAACGGGAAACACTAATGAATTGTCTTCGATCAATACTTGCTGCCGGACTGGTAAGTCTTGTTCTCTTCCCCGCCCCCGCACGCGGCCAGAATATTGGCAGTGCGACGGGGGTGCAGGGAAGCAAGAACATTCGAAGCCTGAAAGAGATTCGTGACGAGGGCGTGGTGAAGCAGCGTTGGGATGTGAGTTGCGGCGCCGCGGCATTGAGCACGCTGCTCACATACGACTTCAAAGACAACACGCCCGAGACTTCGATCGTGGTTTGGCTTCTGCATCGCGTGGACGCCGGTCGAGTGCGTGCACGCGGCGGATTTTCTCTGCTGGACTTGAAGCACTTTTCCGAGGCTCGCGGATACCACGCTGAGGCTTTCAGCGGCATGTCGATCGAGGATCTGGCACTGGAAAAGACTTCGGTGATAACGCCGATCAGAGTGAAAGGCTTCGACCACTTTGTGGTGGTGAAGGGGATCTACGCCGGGCATGTGATTTTGGGCGATCCAGGCTTCGGCAATATGACGATGCGGGTGGACCGGTTTCAGGCGTTGTGGAAGAACGGCATTGTGTTCGTTGTTCATCCACCGGACGACAGAATGATTGGGGAACGAAATCTACCGGCGGCAGCTGGACTCGTGCCGGATGAATCGCTGATCTCGCGCAAGATCGGGGTTACGGCTCCGAGCAACTATTTGTACTGAGGGAAAGGTGCGTCAATGTTGCTGCGAAGATTTTTACCAGGCATTGTGTTGGTGGCGGTTGGCGCGGGACCGCTGCTGGCCCAGACAACACCCACTAAAGGACAATCGCAGCCACAGGAGGTCGCCAAGGCCACGACCCCGGGGAAAGATCCAACTGAATTGAAGCTCCAGGAGGCGCTGCGAGAGCGCGATGCCATCATCCGCAATCTGTTGGAGCGAATGAATGAGTTGGAGTGGCGCGTCAATGGTGGATATACCACTCCGGCCAGAGCGGATGAGCGTCCTACATTGCCGGCTGCTTCAAGCAGTCGCGTGATCAATTCGGTAGTTGCGACCTCAACCTACGACAACACGGAGCGGCAGGCGACGGAGGCACTTGACCAGGCTCTGATTGTGCGTGGGGGATTGCTGCTACCTTCCGGGACGCTGGAGATCGATAATACGACCTCTTATTTCAGCGCCTCGTCGGACCATGTGACGGTCAATGGGTTTGCATTGCTGCCGGTGCTGGTGGTGGGCGACATCGCTTCAGAGCGTGTGCGGGAAGACTACCTGTTGCCAAATATGACGGCGAGACTGGGGCTGCCACATAAATTCCAACTTGATTTCACTGTTCCCTACGGATATGAGCTCATTCGGACAGTGGATGCAAACAATATCCAAACGTCATCCAGCAGTTTTGGGTTGGGCGATATATCTGCGGGACTCTCGAGGCAGCTGACGAGCGAACATGGAAAGATTCCTGACATGCTCGCGAATGTGCGCTTCAAATCGACGACGGGAAAAGATCCGTACAACCTGGAGAGCAGCCAGGTGGCGCTTGGGACTGGGTTCAATTCGATAACGGGAAATCTGACGGTGGCGAAGTCCAGCGATCCTGTGGTGTTCTTTGGCAATCTTTCGTATACGGCTAATCTGAAAGGGGATCATACGGTTTCAGCAAACGATCCAACCAATCCTGCTGCGACTATGGTAGGGCACTTCAATCCGGGCGATGCGATTGGTTTCCAGCTTGGCTCTATTCTGGCGCTAAATCCAGAGGTGTCGATGACTGTGGGATGGGATCAGCGATTTACGCGTAGTACCTCGCTGAACGGAGTAGATATTCCGGCGTCGTACTTAGTGGAGGGTTCGCTGCGACTGGGAACGAGCTATGTGTATGCTCCGGGCCGCACGATTGATCTGAGCTTTGGTGTGGGTCTGACACCGGACACGCCGAATCTGCAGTTTTCTGTGGGTGTGCCATTTCGATTGGGGCTGTGGGGGCAGAAACCAAGGAAGCTAGACGTGCATTAGGCCTGATGCGGGGAAGGTCATGCGCGATCTCCGGCAGAGAGGAAGAGAGACTGAAGGGTGGCGTCCTCGAGGAAGCTGATCTCAAGACGTATGGTCACGATCTGGCCAAGGTCAGCCGGGGTGGTGAGGTTCTTTCTGCAGGTGCAGAGGTGGGTAAAGCCGAGGTGTCCGGCACGGGTGAGCTCGAGGCCCGAGGCGATGATGGATGCGTAGAGGTCGATGACGGCGCGGAGTTGAATCTCGACGCGGAACTCCATGGTGGTGGGAGAGAGTGTTTTGCGGTTGAGGATCCAGCCTCCGCAGTCTGCAAAGGCTGAGGTGAGCGAGGGCAGGATACCTTGGCGCTCTTCGTAGCTGAAGCCCTGAATATCAAGCGATTGCATGGGATGTTTGAGCCTCTGCCGATCGAAGTGTGTTTGCCGATAGCGTGTTCATCGGAAGGGGAGGGGGGAAGCGTGAGCCTCAGACGGGGTACGGTGGTCATGTGGATATTCGGATTTGATGATGTTGAAAAGAGATGACTTGGG
Coding sequences within:
- a CDS encoding ABC transporter ATP-binding protein, which encodes MSSHSSTLSPQPDSSSKTLLHLTPDGNAPTPVILARDLGKTYRSGKLEVPALRKVNFAITPGEFVAIVGPSGSGKSTLFYILGGLTGATTGSVLIDGINFATLTDAERTRTRRAKIGFIFQRFNLLPTLSAMGNIEIAHDIANLGATTKRELDRPLLTHLTEMLGIQGRLDHRPNELSGGEQQRVAIARALINRPAIVLADEPTGNLDTKNSEAVLKMLRQSSRELNQTVLMITHNPEAAQIADRILHMRDGEITHIETVTR
- a CDS encoding C39 family peptidase produces the protein MNCLRSILAAGLVSLVLFPAPARGQNIGSATGVQGSKNIRSLKEIRDEGVVKQRWDVSCGAAALSTLLTYDFKDNTPETSIVVWLLHRVDAGRVRARGGFSLLDLKHFSEARGYHAEAFSGMSIEDLALEKTSVITPIRVKGFDHFVVVKGIYAGHVILGDPGFGNMTMRVDRFQALWKNGIVFVVHPPDDRMIGERNLPAAAGLVPDESLISRKIGVTAPSNYLY
- a CDS encoding transporter — its product is MLLRRFLPGIVLVAVGAGPLLAQTTPTKGQSQPQEVAKATTPGKDPTELKLQEALRERDAIIRNLLERMNELEWRVNGGYTTPARADERPTLPAASSSRVINSVVATSTYDNTERQATEALDQALIVRGGLLLPSGTLEIDNTTSYFSASSDHVTVNGFALLPVLVVGDIASERVREDYLLPNMTARLGLPHKFQLDFTVPYGYELIRTVDANNIQTSSSSFGLGDISAGLSRQLTSEHGKIPDMLANVRFKSTTGKDPYNLESSQVALGTGFNSITGNLTVAKSSDPVVFFGNLSYTANLKGDHTVSANDPTNPAATMVGHFNPGDAIGFQLGSILALNPEVSMTVGWDQRFTRSTSLNGVDIPASYLVEGSLRLGTSYVYAPGRTIDLSFGVGLTPDTPNLQFSVGVPFRLGLWGQKPRKLDVH